The following coding sequences are from one Humulus lupulus chromosome X, drHumLupu1.1, whole genome shotgun sequence window:
- the LOC133807010 gene encoding protein EARLY STARVATION 1, chloroplastic-like, with protein MAASSRGFATQFDFKLRRFAFLHHSPHRSSNNGLELRKRRRVSFEVDRAGVTSRVGCCCSDSVVPIRRATRPGKSVEKNEEWRFDLKKTPRRVRIQATSPALPFASPQYRFDSKQEKYYPRCSPRNSGPQSRDSPPKRDTGIANEKDWGISLLNENVNETGTNEDGSTWYRESGEDLGDNGFRCRWTKMGGRSNDGSSEWKETWWEKSDWTGFKELGVEKSGRNAEGDSWWETWQEVLHQDEWSNLARIERSAQKQAKSGSENAGWYEKWWEKYDAKGWTEKGAHKYGRLNEQSWWEKWGEHYDGRGSVLKWTDKWAETELGTKWGDKWEEKFFAGIGSRQGETWHVSPSGERWSRTWGEEHFGNGKVHKYGKSTTGESWDIVVDEETYYEAEPHYGWADVVGDSSQLLSIEPRERPPGVYPNIEFGSSTPPEEFPPQL; from the exons ATGGCGGCGAGTTCTAGAGGTTTCGCGACTCAGTTCGATTTCAAGCTCAGGAGATTCGCCTTTCTTCACCATTCACCGCATCGTAGTAGTAACAATGGTTTGGAGTTGAGGAAGCGGAGGAGAGTTAGTTTTGAAGTCGACCGAGCCGGAGTCACTAGTCGAGTCGGATGTTGCTGTTCCGACTCGGTGGTTCCGATTCGGAGAGCGACCAGGCCAGGGAAGAGCGTTGAGAAGAACGAAGAATGGCGGTTTGATCTCAAGAAAACCCCTCGCAGAGTTCGAATCCAGGCCACCTCTCCTGCATTGCCTTTCGCTTCTCCTCA ATATCGTTTTGATTCTAAACAAGAAAAATACTATCCTCGATGTAGCCCGAGAAATTCTGGTCCACAGTCCCGTGATAGTCCACCAAAAAGAG ACACTGGTATTGCTAATGAGAAGGATTGGGGCATTAGCTTGTTAAATGAAAATGTCAATGAGACTGGTACAAATGAAGATGGCAGTACTTGGTATCGAGAAAGTGGAGAAGACTTGGGAGATAATGGTTTCAGATGTAGATGGACAAAGATGGGCGGTCGTTCTAACGATGGTTCTTCAGAATGGAAGGAAACG TGGTGGGAGAAAAGTGATTGGACTGGATTCAAAGAGCTAG GTGTGGAGAAATCAGGTAGAAATGCTGAAGGCGATTCATGGTGGGAAACGTGGCAAGAAGTACTTCATCAAGATGAATGGAG TAATCTAGCAAGGATTGAGAGGAGTGCACAGAAGCAGGCAAAATCCGGTTCGGAAAATGCTGGATGGTATGAGAAATG GTGGGAGAAGTATGATGCTAAAGGCTGGACTGAGAAAGGAGCACATAAGTATGGTAGACTTAATGAACAGTCATGGTGGGAGAAGTGGGGAGAGCATTATGATGGAAGGGGATCTGTTCTCAAATG GACGGATAAATGGGCTGAGACTGAACTTGGGACTAAATGGGGTGACAAGTGGGAAGAAAAGTTCTTTGCTGGCATAGGTTCTCGAcaaggagagacatggcatgtaTCTCCCAGTGGTGAAC GTTGGTCAAGGACCTGGGGAGAAGAGCACTTCGGAAATGG gaAAGTGCACAAGTATGGGAAGAGCACAACAGGTGAAAGCTGGGATATTGTTGTAGACGAAGAAACTTATTACGA GGCTGAACCTCATTATGGATGGGCTGACGTTGTGGGTGACTCGAGCCAATTGCTATCAATCGAACCTCGGGAAAGGCCACCTGGTGTCTACCCAAATATTGAGTTTGGGTCGTCAACACCTCCTGAGGAATTTCCCCCGCAATTATGA